Proteins from a genomic interval of Coleofasciculus sp. FACHB-T130:
- a CDS encoding FHA domain-containing protein: MIVCPNCNHQNPDGAAQCEACYTPLPATTACPNCGAPVQTDATFCGQCGSNLRPSSPGEVGASTGLDPFPGVPDLMAPDPLVAPDPLVASPQSSMPSSSPDVPAPVAPVPATVVSQPPAQEQASVTPPAASSSTPPSSAATSGSSKTQLQQQNARLLHVQTDTMIELPAQLSVIHIGKPNDQIPPDIDVSGFPNSEIVSRIHADIRVEGDAFYIEDVGSANGTYINHNPLPSGNRHRLRTGDRIGLGKGDKMTFLFQLS; this comes from the coding sequence ATGATTGTCTGCCCGAATTGCAATCACCAAAATCCTGATGGAGCAGCCCAGTGTGAGGCTTGCTACACCCCCTTACCCGCCACCACCGCTTGTCCCAACTGTGGCGCACCCGTCCAAACCGACGCTACCTTCTGCGGTCAGTGTGGTTCTAACCTGCGACCGAGCAGTCCAGGTGAGGTAGGGGCATCGACAGGACTAGACCCGTTCCCCGGCGTACCGGACTTAATGGCACCCGATCCGCTGGTGGCACCCGATCCTTTAGTGGCTAGCCCTCAATCATCAATGCCCAGCTCTAGCCCGGATGTACCCGCTCCGGTGGCACCCGTTCCAGCTACAGTGGTCAGTCAGCCACCCGCACAGGAGCAAGCAAGCGTTACCCCCCCGGCGGCTTCTAGCAGCACTCCACCCTCGTCCGCAGCAACTTCTGGTAGCTCAAAAACGCAGCTACAGCAGCAGAATGCCCGTTTGCTGCACGTCCAAACGGATACGATGATTGAATTGCCAGCACAACTGTCGGTGATTCACATCGGCAAGCCAAACGACCAGATTCCACCTGATATTGATGTTTCAGGATTCCCCAATTCCGAGATTGTTTCTCGGATTCATGCGGATATCCGTGTGGAGGGAGACGCCTTCTACATAGAAGACGTTGGGAGTGCGAATGGCACCTACATTAACCATAACCCCCTGCCTAGCGGCAATCGGCACCGTTTAAGAACCGGCGATCGCATTGGCCTAGG